In Sphingobacterium sp. SRCM116780, the genomic stretch CAACAAGCGCTAAAGGTTCCTTCCAATCATGTAAAGCGAGTGCAAATTTTGCGGAATGAACTGGAATAAAATGCTTTGCTTTCAGTTCAACAACCTCCTTTAGCAGTTCTTCGGGCATCGTATGAATATAGCGCCACGTTTCATTGTATTGACCATTCTCTAATATCGCTAAGTCAAAGGGACCGTATTTATCTCCAATTGTTTTAAAATGTTTACCATAACCACTATCGCCCCCTAAAAACAAATTATACTTTTCCGTTTGGAAAACAAAAGAGGTCCATAAGGTATTGTTACGCTGAAATTTTCTTCCCGAAAAATGACGAGCAGGAGTCGAAATGATTTTAAACTTGTCTTCAAAAGTAGTTTCATCATACCAGTCTAGTTCTGTAATCTGGCCCTCTTTAAAGCCCCATCTTTCAAAATGAGCTCCAACGCCTAGACCACATATCACCCGCTTGATTTGAGGCCCCATCTTTTCTATTGTTTCATAATCCAAATGATCATAGTGATCATGACTAATCAACAAAAGATCAATCGCTGGAAAATCCGCTGCTTGATAAACATAGGACATCTTAAAGGGCTTATTACTTCCTGGTACAGGAGAAGCATTGTTGGAAAAAACAGGATCTACCAAAATCTTTTTCCCATCAATTTGTAAAAGATAGGAAGAATGACCGAACCAAATCATCAAATCTTCACTTGGTAAAGATTTAAGATCCTGTTGCACAACAGGTAGCGGGTTTTTAGGACTTCTGATTTCACGATCTTTAAATAAAAAATCACAGGTTGATCCCAATAAGCTTTCTCCTTCTTTTACTGCAGGCGTATATTCTAAATTTTGGAATTGTGAATTCTTATAATTCGGAGAGTTTTTCACTCGATCCAAACGATCTCCAGTAATCTGACCACCAAAAAGGGGGCGCATTAAATATATATTTCCCATACCAACAAGGACGATTATGCAACTAAAAATTATTAATAGACGTTTACTCATTTTCATTTAACCAAATATAGAATAAAATAAGCTAAACAAAACTTTATTTCGAGACATATACATGTTCCAGAGATAACCTGGTTCCTTGGACAAAGGATGGTATAAAAACCGCTTTATTTCCATGTTAGAACGACATTTGACGAAATGATAAAGGAAGGAAAACACCTTCAAATCAACATGTGTACAGGTATGACTATCTTACATAAGATGTATTTTTATAGATTTCTCAAAAGCAACAAACTCACATCTTTTATTCAAATCACAGCAAATGCTGACAAATAGATCACTACATATAGATAAACGAAACCCGACATATCTGGCTTTTTGACAAAAATCTGACTGTTAAAAAATGTTAATAATACGCAATATCTCATTCTTGATATTACTTTTACCGCAAATATGAGAGCGATATATGTACTTGTCCTAATTTTTAACTTTTTCCTGTTAAAGGGAGATGGAATTGTTTTGGGAAATACGCAAATACACACGTTTGCAAATGCTCCTCTTTCTTTTCATACTAAAAAACCAGAAGTCAGATTTAAGGCTCTTCATCAAAATTCATTTATTACAAGTGGATTAAATGAAAGAAGGTACGACTTAACAGAAGATGATACGGACGACGAACTTGTTTTTGAGTCCCATTCCGTTTCAGTAGTCAAACAGATTGCTTTATTCAGCTATGCTGTCGCACTAATTTTTATCTTTAAAAATTTAAAGAGTCGTTTATCGATATTTCAAAATCAATCGTTCACCTCTACAGACAAATACATTTTTCAACGCGTACTCAGACTGTGAAATTTCTCTGATTTCAGTCTTTAGAAGGATTATTTACATCATTACTTATTTATTGTAAGATAGTTTTTTGCTGCCACAATTTTTATTGTGTGAACCGCAACGACTGAGATCTTTTCCCTACTCCAGGAATATTTCCCCTATTTATTTCCATATATTTTATAATTATTTCAATCATGAAAAGAATTAGAATAATAGTTTGCATGAATTTATGTGCCCTATTAATTCAGACAAGTTGTTCATCTAAAAAAGAAGAAAAAGCTGAAGAAATCCAATACGAAGTGACCAATCCGATACGTATGGACACGACCTTCTCAAAAGATTATGTATCACAAATCCAATCTGTTCGTAATATCGAAATCAGAGGATTAGAAAAAGGTTACCTTCAACAGATTTATGTTGATGAAGGTCAATCTGTCAAAAGTGGGCAACTTTTATTCAAGATAATGCCCAAATTCTTTGAGGCCGAGTATCTCAAAACACAAGCTCAGGTAAAAGCCGAAGAAATAGAACTCCAAAACACGAAAGCATTAGCGGATAAGAACATTGTATCGAAGAATGAGCTCGCATTGGCTCAGGCAAAAGTCGATCAAGCAAAGGCAGAAATGTCTCTAGCAAAACTACATGTAACCGCAACCGAAATTCGAGCTCCATTTGATGGAACAGTCGATCGTATTCCATTAAAATTAGGAAGCCT encodes the following:
- a CDS encoding MBL fold metallo-hydrolase, whose translation is MGNIYLMRPLFGGQITGDRLDRVKNSPNYKNSQFQNLEYTPAVKEGESLLGSTCDFLFKDREIRSPKNPLPVVQQDLKSLPSEDLMIWFGHSSYLLQIDGKKILVDPVFSNNASPVPGSNKPFKMSYVYQAADFPAIDLLLISHDHYDHLDYETIEKMGPQIKRVICGLGVGAHFERWGFKEGQITELDWYDETTFEDKFKIISTPARHFSGRKFQRNNTLWTSFVFQTEKYNLFLGGDSGYGKHFKTIGDKYGPFDLAILENGQYNETWRYIHTMPEELLKEVVELKAKHFIPVHSAKFALALHDWKEPLALVAKHAEEANIPVLTPKMGEIVYLNKLDQSYEKWWEGLK